A region of Ammospiza nelsoni isolate bAmmNel1 chromosome 8, bAmmNel1.pri, whole genome shotgun sequence DNA encodes the following proteins:
- the MKI67 gene encoding proliferation marker protein Ki-67 isoform X2: MPRYGTIVVIKRNGTDGIVFPLTSTSCLFGRKSECDIRMRLPWVSNEHCRIEVNENKEAVLTNLSSVNPTQLNGACFEQPVPLKHGDVLTIIDRSFRFEYPLQSTPKRKRSRSPKDETLQQVAEVELLPKQPPGAKSLDASESKANAECEEKNANEKKQTPEKNLPEAFPVKLQTPKSSQRIHHVLKKQNEMSPFSKLYERVKNELKVEKPLHRRSSSRPATKGDPGSVLPEPSAPISSQSCPFDLGSLAKRKESGRMENIEKCVIVRREEENSPGFKQLSAGGRTPRRSFTRSPQGPTSKEVSGESSQGSLQDPKGLRTPGTSRGAAVTPRPSKEHHSSSLVLLEQCSIERFECPVQRAVCSPSSCSAAAAAPPRRSPRSAPVSPPRGSSGVSPGNPGAPGTPRRGSLKLKPLPEIPAAAPREDPACRAEDTQLPLPEEKSLKPRRNSKQQTPGKPAQEVLKEIWDQANLENSEVGHCETPASLSDSKSPRRSSRESKEFLDKSAHSEALAAEEMLASPAGQTPGRKRGRPRSSGGLAETALQANTALEQHNSGRKARGAPAELAMGRSHQNQGLEVTSATRPRRPSGRRSPGSAAELGDTEPGSETKTLGLLHGEDSGKTKRISQKRKSGEMLPQALSKRKRVSFGGHLSPELFDKSLPPNSPLKRGALPARRSLPHGNSPRAVLKKAQSLKHLIDQEEKKSPKNCPAQQPPGASPPVPAPRTPAGSPAPFRKGRVSISQPPTPFLIAEEKDAGTQGLDPEGKSGAQGRTPKSAAAAAQDAKASGAATPARSARGAQLCLKGSARRSRGGAVAVISAKRRSGASSANLLVAKSWAEVVKLGVARPQPKTAKKTVRKGKALKRLNHPPKTPERKIKGHFSTGHAESPATIVVGRAYSTTVRSAGQVPKVVKNPKLKLNMDMDESFTGVPEMFQTPKTQGGRTLPLAAAQNADVTPPWAAGDISDLHTPEESGEMLVSPLNNSDASEQKQESPGIFHLLREESSPSMFDETATKTPEKRKAVHKDTVGSLAVTPAKPASLVKSASKRRTPKQKVEPLEVMSSKRKILRTPEQRSEPGEVLSGIKRLMKTPRQKSEPVEVLSGIKQLWKTPDQKLEPTEVLSGIKHLLKTPKQKLEPVVVLSGIKQLLKTPDQKLEPVEVLSGIRHLLKTPKQKMEPVEVLSGIKQLLKTPDEKLEPVEVLSGTKYLLKTPDQKLEPVEVLSGIRHLLKTPKQKLKPAEVLSGIKQLLKTPKQKLQPVEALSGIKHLMRTPKQKLEPVEVLPDIKHLLKTPKQKLEPVEALSGIKHLMRTPRRKAEPLEDLSGIKQLLRTPQQELEAVTDETALKRLLETPAESKQAVKAVPGVTSARKRPKLRSQPVEDMVGVSRIFQTPKEKAQPVENTFGIQRLMKSPKEKYQPVEDFVGLQRLMAEPRQKASDSEVDYAGVTEMFGTPEEMKVRSVNVMDSQGEISPPGSNSNHKHEEKGEVSQGEDCQQKDSAGKEQPTQRARRGRRAVPPAAAEPSENGVSSKELPSPDSQEEMGVITPENKGRARRTRRCIQEIVPKCPDQEGLDIVSSVEPPGAAQRAGRGKRKELKELKPPNEHLESCVEDSSVLQKAPADTKQSLQECGTSETEGDPGTKTGAGNVQSEMWQLQTGLNNPDSKAADSGMEDSGEVLLSPRRRRRGVENTEPVIPPRRGRRARNDQGKAASPGDLHGTTRKLRKDPSPKVSQRQEQHCDKAPEAVTAQESENGTKLELEATERRVKSLRSARNRKHSAEIKADTGGVALENTQNVQKTEETSTETDAETQSHVKNKMKGSQGYETENAQENTTEAAQRLKAESPSAETNKMPVSAQNVEANRARNRRGKKDSLEQKTEEFTENVNSLKPIAPKCKSEVDESSLQDAVGSVCGSAAQGREEQPSPGAPSGPAADSASPAQGTQRRTRNERGILKAEQTETRQGNPAQNNAVVPRRGRGKKVNFQLEESSSKATEGESLPEGDEGVTDKDNPHESSEIPPSQGRRSRRKQPDSIPQQASPAFMEKQTSSADERRDEAVVQEAGAALGAEDNAPRRGRSREAAAAPQSRSPSVRTRRGLLLEGAAKQVAQREEENPALGKKTLQAKGNAPARDRRKKKDPAAEASSPTPLLGKCALSETQDEGTREEPSVPLEALSCAKERAPGRGRRKEAALASHTSNSISLRGKRRLATGDGEEAPTEEHNVPLETCDPSGKENQLRRGRRKEIAPLVEAKSSVQGNQVLSKQSGRKNNSREVKQNLDNSSQENLELVKESSRQAATSLALSPTSLQGLPEDGKDRIPEEKSKVLDTAPPAKENPSRMGRKKTTSSTSEETISTSLRGKPNLPRGRGQKRVLQESEDASPEDAPCQGRTRQLRSSRRKVEVSEAATAASPHKSSDLAGKGSALGAQDLSGAPTGSEENQPGQGQEGAPAPQAAPPSRRRRCQLPAEDVPAKKLKSGNDENGSLQRGRRNQTKPGGEDARAAQTTGGMERRTRSSTRTRK, encoded by the exons ATGCCGCGCTATGGAACAATCGTTGTCATTAAAAGGAACGGGACTGATGgaattgtttttcctctcaCCTCAACTTCTTGTTTATTTGGAAG GAAATCAGAATGCGACATCCGCATGCGGCTGCCCTGGGTGTCCAACGAGCACTGCAGAATCGAGGTCAATGAGAACAAGGAG gCAGTCCTGACCAATCTGAGCTCGGTGAACCCCACGCAGCTGAACGGGGCTTgctttgagcagcctgtgcccctGAAGCACGGAGATGTGTTAACCATCATCGATCGTTCTTTCAG GTTTGAATATCCTCTGCAATCAACACCGAAAAGGAAGCGTTCCAGGTCTCCAAAAGATGAAACTCTGCAG CAGGTGGCAGAAGTGGAATTATTACCCAAACAACCTCCAGGAGCTAAAAGTCTTGATGCTTCAG aaagcaaagcaaatgctgagtgtgaagaaaaaaatgccaatgaaaagaaacaaactccAGAGAAAAATCTTCCTGAAGCTTTCCCTGTCAAACTCCAAACACCCAAATCTTCACAGAGAATACATCATGttcttaaaaagcaaaatgaaatgtCTCCCTTTAGTAAACTCTATGAAAGAGTGAAAAATGAGCTGAAAGTGGAAAAACCTCTGCACAGGAGAAGTTCCTCTCGGCCAGCCACAAAAGGAGACCCTGGGAGTGTTCTGCCAGAACCAAGTGCCCCCATTTCATCCCAGAGTTGTCCTTTTGATCTGGGCAGCCTGGCTAAAAGAAAGGAATCAGGCAGGatggaaaatattgaaaaatgtgTAATTGtgagaagagaagaagaaaacagccCAGGGTTTAAGCAGCTGTCAGCTGGGGGGAGAACTCCCAGGAGGAGTTTTACCAGGAGTCCTCAAGGTCCCACTTCAAAGGAGGTGTCAGGAGAGAGCAGTCAGGGTTCATTGCAGGATCCCAAGGGATTGAGGACACCAGGCACTTCCAGAGGTGCTGCAGTTACACCCAGACCCAGCAAGGAGCACCACAGCAGCtcgctggtgctgctggagcagtgctCCATAGAAAGGTTTGAGTGCCCAGTTCAGAGGGCagtgtgcagccccagcagctgcagtgctgctgcagcagctcccccgAGGAGGAGTCCTCGCTCTGCTCCTGTGTCACCTCCCAGAGGGAGCTCTGGAGTGAGCCCTGGGAATCCTGGCGCTCCAGGGACCCCACGGCGTGGGTCCCTCAAGCTGAAGCCACTTCCAGAgatcccagctgcagctccaagggAAGATCCAGCGTGCAGAGCTGAGGACACACAGCTGCCTTTGCCAGAAGAGAAAAGCTTAAAGCCAAGACGAAACAGCAAACAACAAACACCAGGAAAACCTGCCCAGGAGGTGCTGAAGGAAATCTGGGATCAGGCAAACCTGGAGAACTCAGAGGTGGGACATTGTGAAACCCCTGCCTCTCTCTCTGATTCCAAGAGTcccagaagaagcagcagggaaagtAAAGAATTCTTGGACAAAAGTGCCCATTCAGAGGCATTGGCTGCAGAGGAGATGTTGGCATCTCCTGCTGGTCAGACACctggaaggaaaagggggaggCCAAGGAGCTCTGGAGGGCTGGCTgaaacagcactgcaggcaaacactgctttggagcagcaCAATTCAGGCAGAAAAGCCAGgggagctccagcagagctggccaTGGGCAGGAGTCACCAAAACCAGGGTTTGGAAGTCACCAGTGCTACAAGACCTCGGAGACCATCAGGCAGGAGATctcctggaagtgctgctgagctgggagacACTGAGCCTGGCTCAGAAACCAAAACTTTGGGCCTCTTGCATGGGGAAGACTCAG GCAAGACAAAAAGAATCTCTCAGAAGAGGAAAAGTGGTGAAATGCTCCCTCAGGCTTTGAGCAAAAGGAAGAGAGTGTCCTTTGGTGGCCATCTGAGCCCAGAACTCTTTGATAAAAGTTTGCCTCCCAACTCTCCCCTGAAAAGAggagccctccctgccaggaggagctTACCCCATGGAAACTCTCCTCGGGCTGTGCTCAAAAAGGCTCAGAGCTTGAAGCACTTGATAGATCAG gaaGAGAAAAAGTCACCCAAGAattgcccagcccagcagcccccaggtgCCTcaccccctgtgccagcccccagAACCCCTGCGGGCTCTCCAGCCCCCTTCAGGAAAGGGCGAgtctccatctcccagcccccCACTCCATTCCTGATTGCAGAGGAGAAGGATGCTGGCACACAGGGCTTGGATCCCGAGGGGAAGAGTGGTGCCCAAGGGAGAACCCccaaatctgctgctgctgctgcccaggatgCCAAAGCCTCGGGGGCAGCGACGCCTGCCAGGTCAGCCAgaggtgcccagctgtgcctgaagggctctgccaggaggagcagaggtggggctgtggctgtcaTCAGTGCCAAGAGGAGAAGTGGTGCCTCCAGTGCCAATTTATTAG TTGCAAAATCTTGGGCAGAAGTGGTAAAACTGGGAGTTGCAAGACCACAGCCAAAGACTGCTAAAAAAACTGTCCGTAAAGGAAAAGCCCTGAAGAGATTAAACCACCCACCAAAG actccagagaggaaaataaaaggtcaCTTCAGCACAGGTCATGCAGAGTCACCTGCTACCATAGTTGTAGGTAGAGCTTATTCCACCACAGTCAGGTCAGCTGGACAGGTCCCTAAAGTGGTAAAAAATCCCAAGCTGAAGCTAAACATGGACATGGATGAAAGTTTCACAG GGGTACCTGAAATGttccaaaccccaaaaactcaGGGAGGAAGAACTCTtcctttggctgctgctcagaATGCTGATGTTACacccccatgggctgcaggggacatTTCTGACTTGCACACTCCTGAGGAATCTG GAGAGATGCTGGTGTCACCATTAAATAATTCAGATGCTtcagagcagaagcaagagagTCCAGGCATATTCCACCTTCTGAGAGAGGAGTCATCTCCATCTATGTTTGATGAAACAGCCACAAAAACtcctgaaaagagaaaagctgtgcaCAAAGATACTGTGGGTAGTTTGGCAGTAACTCCAGCAAAACCAGCATCTCTGGTGAAGTCAGCAAGTAAAAGGAGGACTCCAAAGCAGAAAGTGGAGCCACTTGAGGTCATGTCAAGCAAAAGGAAGATTTTAAGGACCCCTGAGCAAAGGTCAGAACCAGGAGAGGTTTTGTCAGGTATCAAGAGACTCATGAAGACCCCAAGGCAGAAGTCTGAGCCTGTAGAGGTTCTGTCAGGCATCAAACAACTCTGGAAGACCCCAGATCAGAAATTGGAGCCTACAGAGGTTTTGTCAGGCATCAAACACCTCTTGAAAACCCCAAAGCAGAAACTGGAGCCTGTAGTGGTTCTGTCAGGCATCAAGCAGCTCTTGAAGACCCCAGATCAGAAGCTGGAGCCTGTAGAGGTTTTGTCAGGCATCAGACACCTCTTGAAGACCCCAAAGCAGAAGATGGAGCCTGTAGAGGTTCTGTCAGGCATCAAGCAGCTCTTGAAGACCCCAGATGAGAAGTTGGAACCTGTAGAGGTTTTGTCAGGCACCAAGTACCTCTTGAAAACCCCAGATCAGAAGTTGGAGCCTGTAGAGGTTTTGTCAGGCATCAGACACCTCTTGAAGACCCCAAAGCAGAAGTTGAAGCCTGCAGAGGTTCTTTCAGGCATCAAACAGCTCTTGAAGACCCCAAAGCAGAAACTGCAGCCTGTAGAGGCTTTGTCAGGCATCAAGCATCTCATGAGGACCCCAAAGCAGAAACTGGAGCCTGTAGAGGTTCTGCCAGATATCAAGCACCTCTTGAAAACCCCGAAGCAGAAGTTGGAGCCTGTGGAGGCTTTGTCAGGCATCAAGCACCTCATGAGGACCCCACGGCGGAAGGCAGAGCCACTGGAGGACCTGTCAGGCATTAAGCAGCTCCTGAGGACCCCTCAGCAAGAGCTGGAAGCAGTCACAGATGAAACTGCCTTGAAAAGGTTGCTGgagactccagcagagagcaagcAAGCAGTGaaagctgtgccaggtgtgACTTCAGCCAGGAAAAGGCCAAAGCTGAGATCCCAGCCCGTGGAGGACATGGTTGGCGTCAGCCGCATTTTCCAGACACCAAAGGAGAAGGCGCAGCCTGTGGAAAACACGTTTGGGATTCAGAGATTGATGAAGTCTCCTAAAGAGAAATATCAACCAGTTGAGGATTTTGTGGGGCTACAGAGGCTCATGGCAGAACCCAGGCAGAAAGCTTCTGATTCTGAAGTGGACTACGCTGGTGTGACTGAAATGTTTGGTACCCCAGAGGAAATGAAG gTCAGATCAGTAAATGTTATGGATTCTCAGGGAGAAATTTCACCTCCTGGTTCTAATTCCAATCATAAACATG aagagaaaggagaagttTCCCAAGGTGAAGATTGCCAACAGAAGGACTCAGCTGGTAAAGAGCAGCCTACCCAGAGAGCCAGAAGGGGCAGGAGGGCTgtgcctcctgctgcagcagagccaagtgAAAATGGTGTGAGCTCAAAGGAGTTGCCAAGTCCTGACAGCCAAGAGGAGATGGGAGTGATCACACCTGAAAACAAGGGAAGAGCAAGGAGGACAAGGCGTTGCATACAAGAAATTGTTCCGAAGTGCCCTGATCAGGAAGGGCTTGACATTGTTTCATCTGTGGAaccacctggagctgctcagagagcagggagaggtaAAAGGAAAGAGCTGAAGGAGTTAAAACCTCCAAATGAACATCTGGAGTCTTGTGTGGAAGATTCCTCAGTGCTACAAAAAGCACCTGCAGATACCAAACAGAGTTTGCAGGAGTGTGGCACCAGTGAGACTGAAGGTGATCCAGGCACAAAGACAGGAGCTGGAAATGTTCAGAGTGAAATGTGGCAGCTGCAAACAGGTTTAAATAACCCTGATAGCAAAGCTGCAGACAGTGGGATGGAGGACAGTGGGGAAGTGCTCCTGTCACCGAGGAGGAGGCGCAGAGGagtggagaacacagagccagtgATTCCACCAAGGAGAGGGAGACGAGCAAGGAATGACCAAGGTAAAGCAGCTTCCCCAGGAGACCTTCATGGAACAACCAGAAAGCTTCGTAAAGACCCATCCCCAAAGGTTTCACAGAGACAGGAGCAGCATTGTGACAAAGCTCCTGAGGCTGTCACTGCACAAGAATCTGAAAATGGCACTAAACTTGAACTAGAGGCAACAGAGAGAAGAGTTAAGTCTCTTAGAAGTGCTAGAAACAGAAAGCACtcagctgaaataaaagcagacaCTGGTGGGGTCGCACTTGAAAATACACAAAACGTTCAGAAAACTGAGGAAACATCAACTGAAACTGATGCTGAAACACAATCCCACGTGAAAAATAAGATGAAAGGATCTCAGGgatatgaaacagaaaatgctCAGGAAAATACAACAGAGGCAGCTCAAAGATTAAAGGCAGAGTCACCTTCTGCAGAGACAAACAAAATGCCAGTCAGTGCTCAGAACGTGGAAGCAAACAGGGCTAGAAACAGGAGAGGCAAAAAAGACTCTTTGGAGCAAAAAACTGAGGAATTTACGGAAAACGTGAACAGCCTAAAACCAATTGCTCCCAAATGTAAGTCAGAAGTGGATGAGTCTTCTCTGCAGGACGCTGTGGGCTCTGTTTGTGGcagtgcagcccagggcagggaggagcagcccagcccaggtgccccATCAGGCCCTGCTGCAGACAGTGCCAGTCCTGCTCAGGGCACTCAGAGGAGGACCAGGAATGAACGGGGAATCCTTAAAGCAGAGCAAACCGAAACCCGGCAGGGCAATCCAGCACAAAATAATGCAGTGGTGCCTAGAAGAGGAAGAGgtaaaaaagttaattttcagCTTGAAGaaagcagttccaaagcaaCTGAAGGAGAAAGTTTACCTGAGGGTGATGAAGGGGTGACTGACAAAGATAATCCACATGAGAGTTCCGAAATTCCTCCTTcacagggaaggaggagcaggagaaagcAACCTGATTCCATCCCACAACAAGCTAGTCCTGCCTTTAtggaaaaacaaacatcaaGTGCAGATGAAAGGCGAGACGAGGCTGTtgtgcaggaggcaggagcagctttgggagcAGAGGACAATGCACCCAGGCGGGGCCGGAGCCGCGAGGCGgccgcagccccacagagcagaTCTCCCTCTGTCAGAACCAGGCGTGGGCTGCTCCTGGAAGGTGCTGCCAAACAGGTGGcacagagagaagaggaaaatccAGCTCTGGGGAAGAAAACTCTACAGGCAAAAGGGAATGCACCAGCAagggacagaaggaaaaagaaggatccagcagcagaggcaagTAGTCCAACTCCTCTCCTGGGAAAATGTGCCCTGTCAGAGACTCAAGATGAAGGTACTCGGGAAGAACCAAGTGTGCCTTTGGAAGCACTGTCCTGTGCCAAGGAGAGGGCACCAGGAAGGGGCAGAAGGAAAGAAGCTGCTCTGGCATCACACACAAGCAATTCCATCTCTCTTCGAGGGAAGCGCAGGTTGGCCACAGGTGATGGAGAAGAAGCTCCCACAGAAGAGCACAATGTTCCCTTAGAAACTTGTGATCcatctggaaaggaaaatcaactgagaagaggcaggaggaaggaaattGCCCCCTTGGTAGAAGCCAAAAGTTCTGTTCAGGGAAACCAGGTCCTGTCAAAACAAAGTGGTAGGAAAAATAACAGTAGGGAAGTTAAACAGAATTTGgacaattcttcccaagaaaatTTGGAGCTTGTAAAAGAGAGCTCGAGGCAAGCAGCCACTTCACTGGCTCTTAGTCCCACCTCACTTCAGGGTTTGCCAGAAGATGGTAAAGACAGaattcctgaagaaaaaagtaaagTTTTGGACACAGCTCCACCTGCAAAAGAAAATCCATCAAGAATGGGCAGGAAGAAAACAACTTCTTCCACTTCTGAAGAAACAATTTCCACTTCTCTCAGGGGAAAACCCAACCTGCCCAGAGGCAGAGGTCAGAAGAGGGTTCTTCAAGAAAGTGAAGATGCATCTCCAGAAGATGCCCCATGCCAAGGAAGAACAAGGCAGTTGAGAAGCAGTAGGAGGAAGGTGGAGGTGTCAGAGGCAGCTACTGCTGCTTCTCCCCACAAAAGCAGTGACTTGGCAGGAAAGGGCAGCGCTCTGGGAGCTCAGGATTTGAGTGGAGCTCCCACTGGTTCTGAGGAGAATCAGCCAGGACAAGGCCAGGAGGGTGCCCCTGCTCCACAGGCAGCTCCCCCCTCTCGCAGGAGGAggtgccagctgccagcagaggatGTGCCAGCCAAAAAACTAAAATCAG GGAATGATGAAAATGGGTCTCTccaaagaggaagaagaaaccaAACTAAACCTGGAGGAGAGGATGCACGGGCAGCTCAGACCactggagggatggagaggaggacAAGATCCAGCACAAGAACAAGGAAATAG